The segment GCACAATGCCGTAGAGGCTGTCAGCCTGCGCGTACTGCTTGTTCAGGCTATAGGCCCGGGCCAGCAGCACTTGGTCGGTCAGACCACCCTGACCCTTCATCTTAGCCTTGTAGGTAGCAATGGCCATGGGGTAGTTTTTGGCACCCAGGTAAGCCGTAGCCAGGTCATTCTGCAGGTCAGCATTGGTGGGGTCGGCCGCAATGGCCTTCTGCAGCATGGCAATGCCCTGCTCACCCTTACCGCCTTTGGCCATCATTTTGGCGTAGTACACGTTGTCCTCCTTGATGATCTTCTCGGGGGGCGTAAGTTTCATGTACTTGTCCATGGCGGCAATAGCCTCGTCGTTCTTGCCTACTTCGTAAAGCGAGTAGGCATTCAGACGGTTCATGGTCACGTTGTTGGGTTCCCGGGCCAATACCTTCTGAATTTCAACCAGCGCCTCGGGATACTTCTTGGTCAGAAACAGGAACGAAGCATATTTAGCGTCCGTGTCCGACGACTTCTCGGCCAGGCCCGTGTACTTCTGGAAGTTCGACAGGGCGTCGTCATACTTTCCGGCGTAGAAGTAGGTTTCAGCCAGGGCATTGTAAGCCGGAGCGTAGTTGGCATCCAGAGAAATGGCCTTCTGGAAAGCGTCCCGGGCTTCGTTGTAGTTGCGCGAACGAACGTTGAGCTGTCCTTTGCGATAATAGGCCAGCACGTTGTTCGGGTCAGCCAGAACGGCACGGTCGTAGCTGTTCATAGCTTCACCGCCGCCGTTTTCCTGCTTCAGGTAAATATCGCCGCGGGCAATCATCAGCGCCGGGTCATCCTTCAGTTTGTTGGCTTTGTGGGCTGCCTCCACGTACGACAGGCCTTTCGAAGCGTCTTTCACGTCCGATTCGGCGTAGGCTTGGGCAATCATGGTCAGCACCTTGGCATCTTTGCCTTTGGTGGCCTTCACGGCGTTATCAAATTGAATCTGAGCTTCCGCATTCTTGCCTTGGGCGAGGGCTGCGCGGCCGGCCGCTACCATCGTGGTAGCGTCTTTGGGGTTCAGCGAAATGCGGTTGAAGTAATAAGCCGCCGAGTCGGGCATGTCGCGCATCTGGTACAGACGACCCAGCTCAAAAGAGGTTTCGTTCGAGGCTCCCTGCCGGAGCAAAGCCGCGCGGGCTTCGTTGTAGCGGCCGAGTTCAATCGATTTCTGGGGAGTCGTTTGGGCAAAAGCGGCGGAGCCGGAAACAGACAAGGCAGCGAGGAGCGAGAGCTTCCAGGGCTTGAAGTTCATGTGCAAAAAGTTTGGTGGAAAGCGTTTTTAATGGAAAGACAAAAAAGCAGGGCTAGCGCTTGTTGGTATCAATGATTCGCATCTGGCCCGTTGCCGGAACCAGCCCCGACTTGAGGACAATCAGCTGGCCTTTGTTACCTGCGGCAAAGGATGCAAAACCGGTGCCAAGCCCGGCACGGGCCTCCCGGCTGATCAGGTATACATCCCGGCGCAGGGGGTAGGTTTTCAGCGCCAGGTAGGCCTGGTAGGGCTGCAAGTAGTCGTCAGCACTTTGCGGGGCAGGCTTGGCACTAACGCCCACAATCCGCACTTTCTTCAGAAAGCTCTGTACCGATGCATCGTCCCGGTCACTGATCCAGTTTACGCCAATTATCCCAATGGCATTCGGATGAGTAGCAACGTAATCAAGCAGAGCAGGGTTCGATTTGGCCGCAAAAACCCGCTTGGTCAGCGGGGCGCCCTTGGTCAGGGAATCCTGTACGAAGCGCGTAGTGCTGGAGTGGTTCGTGTCAAACACCACGTTGATGTCGCCCAGGCCTTTCTTGCCACTCACCTGAGGCCACTGCTGGATTTTGCCGGTAAAGATATCCTGCAGCTTGGCCACCGTTAGCAGCGAGTCGGCATTACTGGGGTGTACCACGATGGCCAGGCCGTCGGTGGCGAGGCGGGCAATACGGGGTACAATTTTCAGCCGGTCAAACTCGGCCTGCTCTTCGGCACTGAGCTGCCGAGTTACCACGGCCACGCGCACTTTGTTGCTGAGCAGATCCTGCATGGCCTCCGCCTCCGGCTTGTAGGAAGCCGTAATCCGGGCCGCTGGGTAGAGTTTCTGAAACGTATCCACCTGCGACTGCAGAATCGGAGCAAACGTTTCGTCGACGCTGATGCTCAGCTTACCGCTGGTCGGCGTGTCAGACATATCCTCCGCGGGACCCTTGTACTGATTACAGCCAGCCAACAATAGGCCACTCAGCAGGAGGGAGAAGCCCGTTGGATGTAGGTTAGCGCGCATTATGATTTTTATTTTGTTGGAAGTGCTGGCGGTAGGTACGGGCAAATCTAAGAATTCCGTAAAAGATGAATACCGAGCCTAAAATCCGGCGGGTGGTGGTGGGTAGGGCAAATATATTGGCCTGGGGCAACCACATCATAATACCAAGGCCGGTATATACGAGGGCCATGAGCAGGGTGAAGTACGGCACCAGGCCCCGGGAGGAGCTCCGGTTCAGACGTTCTTCGGTAGTCGGACGATCAAACATAAACGGGGCAAAAGAAGAGGTTCTGAGCGTAGAACGTAAAACTACCACGCTCTCGTTCGCTCAGCTACTAAGCTTCCGGTGATGAATAGATGAAGCTGTCTGCAAAAAAAGCCAAAAATCAACCGGTATAACGTATACCGGTTGATTTTTGGCTATATATAGAATGCTAAATTGAGTAAGCCTCTGAATCACAACTCATAAGCTGACTCACTTTTGGTACTTTACTACTGATACTGAAAGGTGATGGGCAGGGTATAGCGCACGGCTACCGGTCGGCTATTCTGCCGCCCTGGCGTCCAGGAAGGCATGGAGCTTACCACGCGAGCTGCTTCCTCGTCAGTGCCGTAGCCCAGGCCTTTGAGCACCTGCACGTCGGAAATTGAGCCATCGGCCTGCACCGTGAACGAAACGAATACCTTACCCGATACGGCATTGGCCAGGGCTTGCTTGGGGTAGCGCAGGTTGCTCTGCATGTATTTGCGCAGGGCATTGATGCCCCCGGCAAACTCCGGCATTACTTCCACGTGCACAAACGGCTTGGCCGGCGGCGGAGCCGTAGTCGTGCCCGAGTCGGTGCCGGGCACGCTCAGACCAGGCCCAGTAGTTACGACGCCGTCACCGGGCTTGACGTCAGTTGGGTTATTATCATTCCCTACGACTGGCTCTGTCGTCGGCATGGGCTTGGTAAGCAGTTCGTCCTTTACCACCGTCGGAGCTACGTCGGCGCGAGGCGTGACTACCACCGGCTGCTGGTGAGTCACGGGCGGCTTTGGTGTGTCGATGTGCTTTGGCTCGGCTGGCAGGGTAATGTCGGAAAGGATAGTGAGCTTATCCGGGGCTACGTAGGCCTTGGGCAGCACCGAGGGAAAAAGCCGCTGCATAACCAGCGTACTGCTGACCAGAAGCAGGGCCAGGGCTACCGTAATGGCCAGGGCCCTGGCCAGGTGGCGGTTGTAGAGCTGGCGCAGGACGAAGGCGCCGTAAGCTTTGTTGCGGCCCTCGAAGATGATTTCATCGAGCGAGGCGGTGTGCAGGTTGGTGGTGTTCATGGGACATATGGGCTAAAGGTGAAACGGGATTCACAGGCACGCATTACCCAAGCCATTTGTCTCACGGGTTCCACTTCATCTTCCTGGCTTTCAAATCTAAAACGGAGGCCCTACAGGGAAAAGTATGCGGCAAGCCGAATTCTTTTTGCACGAAAAAGCCCGAACTGAGCAGTTGCTCAATTCGGGCTCTTAGTGCTCAGCAGCCGAAGCTGAAAAGCGGGGGTATTACTTGATAGCGAAGGTTACCGGAACCGTGTACGAAACACTTACCGGACGACCGTTCTGCTTACCAGGCGTCCAGGCGGGCATGGCCTTGATAACGCGAACTGCTTCTTCGTCGCAGCCGGCACCGATGCCTTTGGTCACTTTCACATCCGTGATACCACCCGTCGGGCCTACCACGAAGCTAATGAACACTTTGCCTTCAACCTGGTTGCGCAGGGCCAAAGCGGGATATTTAATGGTTTTGCCCAGATAAGAGAGCAAGCCTTCCATACCGCCGGGAGGAGTAGGCATCTGTTCTACGTACGTGTAGACCTTATTCTCTACTACCTCTTCTACTACTTTCGTCGGCTCATCCCCCAGACCGTTAAGGTCAGCGGGGTTGTCGGTGTTACCCTTTACCGTTTCGGTAGCTACTACTTTGTCCTCCAGTTCTTCCTGGTCCGGCACCTCTTCTACCTTCTTGATTTCCTCGTCTTTCTTAACGACCGGCGGGGTAAACTTGATGGTAGAAAGCTTTGGTGGCGGTGGTGGCGGCGCCTCGGGTGGCGGTGGGGGTGGTGGGGGCTTGGTTTCGTCCAGCGGCGGTGCCTCCATCAGCTCGTTTACCTTGAGCATCTTGTCGTCCTTTACCACCTCGTCCTTGGCAAACATCCGCGCGATGAGCGGGAAGCTTACCATCAGGGCCAGGAGGGCAACGGCGATGAGAAGAGCTCGGGTAACGTGCTTGTTGTACAACCGCCGGAGCACGTAAGCTCCGTAAGCCTTGTTACGACCTTCAAAGACGATGTCGTTGAAAGACGCCTGGCTTAATTGCGTGTTATCCATCATAGCCCTGAAGTTTTAATCAGGTCCTCATCAGCCTTCGAGATGTCAACCAGAGCGTATTTCTTCTGGTCGGTAATGTTCATCTCGTCGAGGATGTCAACCATGTTCTTGTAATTGGACTTGTCCGCAGCCTTGATCAGCACCACCACTTTGGGGTTAGCCTGACGGCGCTGCAGCAAAGTCTTCCGGATACCATTAGCATCGTAACTCGAGGCCTGCAGTTCCGGCTTTACGTCACTCGACAACAAGCCATCGTAATAATAGATCTTGTTGTTTTCGCCTAGCAAAACTGTGAAAGCGTCAGAGGCCTTAATCTCGGTCTGCTCTTCGTTCGCCTTCGGTTTCACCGGCATGGTGAGCTGCATCACGGTCGGCTTGCTGAAGGTAGTCGTCAGCATGAAGAAGGTCAGAAGCAGGAAGGCCAAGTCCACCATCGGCGTCATGTCGATTTTGGTCGACATTTTCTTGGCCCGCTTCTTACCTCCTTTACCGGAGTCGGCTTGTTGTTGTATTTCTGCCATTTCTCTGCGTCGGTTATTTCCCGGCTACCGGCTTGGACTCCAAGTCAGTAATCAGGTTGAAACGGTTGATGTTCTTATCCTGCAGCAGTTTGATGACTTTCTTCACGGTTGGTACGTCCGCGTTACCGTCGCCTTTGATAGCGACGAAAGCGGGCTTACCGAACTCCTTGCGGCTGGCGGCCTGCGCTTCTACCACCCAGTCGATAAACTGGTTGTTCAAGGAGTCGGCAGGGATGCCAGGCTGCTTGATGGCTTTGCGCTGCTCGTTGTCGCGGCTCAGGAAGTCGGGAAGCTGTTGTACCGGTACGCCAAAGCTCGACAGGTTGGAGAAGGTCTTCGCCTGAGCAGCCGTGAAGCTTACTCCGTACTTAGCACCTACCCGGGTCAACAGGTCCAGCTTGGGTTTGGCGTCGTCCATCCCGAAAAATACCCGCTTGTCCTTGTCCACCGAGATGGTGATAACATGGCTTTCCGGCAGGCGAATTTCGGAAGTGGATGAGGGCGTATCCACCACTACAGCTTCCTCGGGAGCAAACTTGGTGGTGAGCATGAAGAAGGTCACCAGCAGGAATGCCAAGTCCACCATCGGAGTCATATCCAACGAGGGGGACGTTCTATGAGGTTTTACTTTTGGCATTGCGAGCGTGGTTAAAGAGCTTTATTCAGAAACGTTTAGAAACGCTGCTTTAGTGCGGTAACCGCAGATTAAGCAGTATAAGTTTCTTTTTCGCCGTGCTGCGAAGCAAACGTCTGGATAATGCTGAAACCAGCTTCGTCGATGCTGTAGGTCAGCTCGTCAATCTTGCTGGTGAAGAAGTTGTAGGCAATGATGGCCAGGGCCGAGGTCAAGATACCCAGTGCCGTGTTGATCAGAGCTTCCGAAATACCGTTGGCCAGACCTACGGCGTCAGGAGCACCGGCGTTAGCAAGAGCCGAGAAGGCGTTGATCATACCGAATACCGTACCGAGCAGACCGATCAGGGTAGCTACCGAAGCGATGGTCGAGAGGATAACGAGGTTCTTTTCCAGCATGGGCAGTTCCAGAGCCGTCGACTCTTCGATTTCCTTCTGAATGGCAGCAATTTTCGAGTCTTTGTCGAGGCCACGCTCACGGGCCATCTCCTGGTATTTGCCCAGGCCGGCTTTCACTACGCTGGCTACCGAGCCTTTCTGCTGGTCGCAGGCGGCCAGAGCACCGGTGATGTCGTTTACGTTCAGCTTCTGACGCACGTTGCGGATGAAGGCTTCGATGCTCTTGGTGCCTTTAGCCTTGCTGATGGTCAGGAAACGCTCGATCGAGAAGGTGATTACCAGCAGGAACAGCGTCAGCAGGATCGGTACGATGACACCACCCTTGTAGATAATGCCGAGATAGTTGCCGGGCAGGGGGTTATTCTCAGGATTACCGCCCTGGAAGTTGCCGGGGTTACCAAAAACGAATTTGAAGATGATAATCGATACGATCAACGCCAGTGGAATCACGATGGCGGCAAACGCGGAACCGCCTTTCGCTTCGCCCTTGGGAGCAGCGGGAGCGGCGGGCCGCACGTTTTTATTCATGGCATTCTTTTGTTCCATTGTTCCGGAGAATTAGTGGGTTGGTGGTGAAAGGTTGAACTCTGTAAGGTGAAAAAGTGAAGAAAATGTACGCCGGATAGCCTGAAGACAGCAGCGCCCCGCTCACCCGCACACTGGGCCCGTTTAGAGAACGGAAAGTGTGGGTCTGCTCGTGCGCGGGGCCGTTAGGAATTCAGAGTATCCTTGGCAAACCTAAATAAAAACCTACGTGCTGCCAAATGGAAAATGCGTTTAAACGCTTTAAAACGGGTAGGGCCTTAAAAAAAGGCTATTTCTGCCCGTCGGTTTCTTGCTGATTTAAGTTGAGTTTTTTGGCTCGCTCCCAGTACGTGTCCATTTGGGCCAGGTTCAAATCGGCCAGCCGGTGCCCATCCCGGGCCGACTCAGTTTCCAGGTATTGGAAGCGCTGAATGAACTTCCGGTTGGTTCGCTCCAGGGCCTCTTCCGGGTTGATGCCCGCGAATCGGGCAAAGTTGACGAGCGAAAACAGTAGGTCGCCAAATTCGGCGGCGGCCCGCTCCGCATTGCGCTGCTCGGGGTTAGTGTGGGCATACTCAACTCCGAATTCTCCTAACTCTTCCTGCACTTTCTCCCATACTTGCTCGGGTTTTTCCCAATCGAAGCCGGCGCCGCGGGCCTTTTCCTGAATCCGCATGGCCTTGACCAGGGCCGGCAGTGAGGTAGGAACGCCGCCGAGCACCGAGGAGTTGCCTTTTTCCTTCAATTTGAGCTGTTCCCAGTTGCGCTTCACGTCTTCCTCGTCGTTCACGGTGGTGTCGCCATAGATGTGGGGGTGACGGAAGATGAGTTTCTCACACTGGGCGTTGAGGACGTCCGCAATATCAAAATGGCCCGTCTCGGAGGCTATTTTGGCGTAGAACGTGAGGTGGAGCATCACGTCGCCGAGTTCCTTCTTCACATCCGCCAGGTCGTCGCGCAGGATGGCATCGGAGAGTTCGTAAGTCTCCTCAATAGTGAGATGACGTAAACTCTGCATGGTTTGTTTCTTATCCCACGGACATTCGGCCCGCAGACGGTCCAGCACGTCGAGCAGACGGCCGAAGGCGGCCAGCTGTTCGGCGCGCCGGTTGGGCATTGAGGGTTGTGTTTCCATTACTCAAATATACGGCACCCAACCCGGGCGGGCTATACGTATGTGAAGGCAGGGGCGGGCCGGCCACCGGAGCGCTGCGAAATACTTTCGTAGAAAAGCAGGGCCATTTCTCTACTTTTGCACTTCAAAACAAACATTGCTTGTGGCACTGATCAAATCAATTTCCGGCATCCGGGGCACTATTGGCGGCGCGGCCGGCGAAGGGCTGACCCC is part of the Hymenobacter chitinivorans DSM 11115 genome and harbors:
- a CDS encoding energy transducer TonB, with product MMDNTQLSQASFNDIVFEGRNKAYGAYVLRRLYNKHVTRALLIAVALLALMVSFPLIARMFAKDEVVKDDKMLKVNELMEAPPLDETKPPPPPPPPEAPPPPPPKLSTIKFTPPVVKKDEEIKKVEEVPDQEELEDKVVATETVKGNTDNPADLNGLGDEPTKVVEEVVENKVYTYVEQMPTPPGGMEGLLSYLGKTIKYPALALRNQVEGKVFISFVVGPTGGITDVKVTKGIGAGCDEEAVRVIKAMPAWTPGKQNGRPVSVSYTVPVTFAIK
- the mazG gene encoding nucleoside triphosphate pyrophosphohydrolase; translated protein: METQPSMPNRRAEQLAAFGRLLDVLDRLRAECPWDKKQTMQSLRHLTIEETYELSDAILRDDLADVKKELGDVMLHLTFYAKIASETGHFDIADVLNAQCEKLIFRHPHIYGDTTVNDEEDVKRNWEQLKLKEKGNSSVLGGVPTSLPALVKAMRIQEKARGAGFDWEKPEQVWEKVQEELGEFGVEYAHTNPEQRNAERAAAEFGDLLFSLVNFARFAGINPEEALERTNRKFIQRFQYLETESARDGHRLADLNLAQMDTYWERAKKLNLNQQETDGQK
- a CDS encoding ExbD/TolR family protein, translated to MAEIQQQADSGKGGKKRAKKMSTKIDMTPMVDLAFLLLTFFMLTTTFSKPTVMQLTMPVKPKANEEQTEIKASDAFTVLLGENNKIYYYDGLLSSDVKPELQASSYDANGIRKTLLQRRQANPKVVVLIKAADKSNYKNMVDILDEMNITDQKKYALVDISKADEDLIKTSGL
- a CDS encoding PstS family phosphate ABC transporter substrate-binding protein, translating into MSDTPTSGKLSISVDETFAPILQSQVDTFQKLYPAARITASYKPEAEAMQDLLSNKVRVAVVTRQLSAEEQAEFDRLKIVPRIARLATDGLAIVVHPSNADSLLTVAKLQDIFTGKIQQWPQVSGKKGLGDINVVFDTNHSSTTRFVQDSLTKGAPLTKRVFAAKSNPALLDYVATHPNAIGIIGVNWISDRDDASVQSFLKKVRIVGVSAKPAPQSADDYLQPYQAYLALKTYPLRRDVYLISREARAGLGTGFASFAAGNKGQLIVLKSGLVPATGQMRIIDTNKR
- a CDS encoding MotA/TolQ/ExbB proton channel family protein, with the protein product MEQKNAMNKNVRPAAPAAPKGEAKGGSAFAAIVIPLALIVSIIIFKFVFGNPGNFQGGNPENNPLPGNYLGIIYKGGVIVPILLTLFLLVITFSIERFLTISKAKGTKSIEAFIRNVRQKLNVNDITGALAACDQQKGSVASVVKAGLGKYQEMARERGLDKDSKIAAIQKEIEESTALELPMLEKNLVILSTIASVATLIGLLGTVFGMINAFSALANAGAPDAVGLANGISEALINTALGILTSALAIIAYNFFTSKIDELTYSIDEAGFSIIQTFASQHGEKETYTA
- a CDS encoding ExbD/TolR family protein; its protein translation is MPKVKPHRTSPSLDMTPMVDLAFLLVTFFMLTTKFAPEEAVVVDTPSSTSEIRLPESHVITISVDKDKRVFFGMDDAKPKLDLLTRVGAKYGVSFTAAQAKTFSNLSSFGVPVQQLPDFLSRDNEQRKAIKQPGIPADSLNNQFIDWVVEAQAASRKEFGKPAFVAIKGDGNADVPTVKKVIKLLQDKNINRFNLITDLESKPVAGK
- a CDS encoding tetratricopeptide repeat protein → MNFKPWKLSLLAALSVSGSAAFAQTTPQKSIELGRYNEARAALLRQGASNETSFELGRLYQMRDMPDSAAYYFNRISLNPKDATTMVAAGRAALAQGKNAEAQIQFDNAVKATKGKDAKVLTMIAQAYAESDVKDASKGLSYVEAAHKANKLKDDPALMIARGDIYLKQENGGGEAMNSYDRAVLADPNNVLAYYRKGQLNVRSRNYNEARDAFQKAISLDANYAPAYNALAETYFYAGKYDDALSNFQKYTGLAEKSSDTDAKYASFLFLTKKYPEALVEIQKVLAREPNNVTMNRLNAYSLYEVGKNDEAIAAMDKYMKLTPPEKIIKEDNVYYAKMMAKGGKGEQGIAMLQKAIAADPTNADLQNDLATAYLGAKNYPMAIATYKAKMKGQGGLTDQVLLARAYSLNKQYAQADSLYGIVLTARPTYAPGYLMRAQANYGMDPDSKQGLAKPYYEKYVEVAKADPAKYKDGLVEANSYLGYYYYQKGDKTAALPYYKEVLALDPSNQNAKSVVDSMTRPKTATKAPAKKK
- a CDS encoding energy transducer TonB, with protein sequence MNTTNLHTASLDEIIFEGRNKAYGAFVLRQLYNRHLARALAITVALALLLVSSTLVMQRLFPSVLPKAYVAPDKLTILSDITLPAEPKHIDTPKPPVTHQQPVVVTPRADVAPTVVKDELLTKPMPTTEPVVGNDNNPTDVKPGDGVVTTGPGLSVPGTDSGTTTAPPPAKPFVHVEVMPEFAGGINALRKYMQSNLRYPKQALANAVSGKVFVSFTVQADGSISDVQVLKGLGYGTDEEAARVVSSMPSWTPGRQNSRPVAVRYTLPITFQYQ